A single window of Ananas comosus cultivar F153 linkage group 19, ASM154086v1, whole genome shotgun sequence DNA harbors:
- the LOC109725271 gene encoding peptidyl-prolyl cis-trans isomerase CYP59, giving the protein MSVLMVTSVGDIVVDLHTDRCPLTTKNFLKLCKMKYYNGCLFHKVEKDFLAQTGDPTGTGTGGDSIYKFLYGEQARFFDDEIRPELKHSKTGTVAMASAGENCNASQFYFTLRDDLDYLDGKHTVFGTVEEKEGLETLAKINDTYVDDKGRPFKDIRIKHTYILDDPFDDPPQLAEFIPENSPEGKPRDEVAEERLEDNWVPLDETLGATELEEKLRSKEAHTNAAILESIGDIPDADMKPPDNVLFVCKLNPVTQDEDLYTIFSRFGNVTSAEIIRDYKTGDSLCYAFIEFETQEACERAYFKMDNTLIDDRRIHVDFSQSVAKLWGQYRHGKRSNGSKEGCFKCGATDHIAKDCDQGPDSKSGVPKYVLKDDNTQRGGDDRRRYDMVFDEDNMDDIDGKERERQDQMKKRKTERGSLGGHEHKRDKDDERGRGSRRHDDSQHEKYEDRERRRYHESSRDRGDDRDYRRRSDNSRSEKDASDSDRHRRDEGDHRKSDRHRRDEGDYRKRSGDGDKYKRDDGYHHERRSRDVDDKSYRQRRHMDRR; this is encoded by the exons atgtcGGTGTTGATGGTAACAAGCGTGGGCGACATCGTCGTCGACCTCCACACGGATCGGTGCCCTCTCACAACCAAAAACTTCCTCAAGCTCTGCAA GATGAAGTATTATAATGGTTGCCTCTTCCACAAGGTGGAGAAGGATTTTTTGGCGCAAACCGGAGACCCGACGGGGACCGGAACCGGTGGCGATTCAATCTACAA GTTCTTGTACGGCGAGCAGGCGCGGTTTTTCGACGACGAAATCCGTCCCGAGTTGAAGCACTCGAAAACTGGGACGGTCGCAATGGCGAGCGCCGGCGAGAATTGCAATGCTTCTCAG TTCTACTTCACCCTGAGAGACGACCTCGACTATCTTGACGGAAAACACACA GTGTTTGGGACtgttgaagaaaaagaaggcttGGAAACCTTGGCAAAGATAAATGATACCTACGTTGATGATAAAGGAAGACCATTTAAGGACATCCG AATCAAACATACCTACATTTTGGATGATCCTTTTGATGATCCGCCTCAGCTTGCTGAATTTATTCCTGAGAACTCCCCTGAGGGCAAACCACGTGATGAG GTAGCAGAAGAGCGATTAGAGGATAACTGGGTCCCGTTGGATGAGACGTTAGGTGCAACTGAGCTTGAGGAGAAGCTTCGTTCTAAAGAGGCTCATACTAATGCAGCTATTCTTGAGAGT ATAGGTGATATTCCAGATGCTGATATGAAGCCGCCGGACAATGTCTTATTTGTTTGTAAACTCAACCCAGTTACACAA GATGAAGATTTGTATACAATCTTTTCTCGTTTTGGAAATGTCACATC AGCTGAAATAATTCGTGATTACAAGACTGGAGATAGCTTATGCTATGCTTTTATTG AATTTGAGACACAGGAGGCCTGTGAACGGGCATATTTCAAG ATGGACAACACTTTGATTGATGACCGAAGGATACATGTAGATTTCAGTCAGAGTGTTGCGAAACTTTGGGGCCAATATAGACACGGCAAAAGAAGCAATGGAAGTAAAG AGGGATGCTTCAAATGTGGGGCAACTGATCACATTGCCAAGGACTGTGACCAGGGCCCAGATAGCAAATCTGGGGTTCCAAAATATGTTCTCAAAGATGACAACACTCAGCGTGGAGGAGACGATCGGCGAAG GTATGATATGGTATTCGACGAGGATAACATGGATGACATCGATGGCAAAGAACGCGAAAGACAAGATCAAATGAAGAAGAGAAAAACAGAGAGAGGTTCGCTTGGCGGTCATGAGCATAAACGTGATAAAGATGATGAGAGGGGTCGAGGAAGTAGGAGGCATGATGATAGCCAACATGAGAAATATGAAGACCGAGAGCGGCGAAGATACCATGAAAGTAGTAGAGACAGAGGCGATGATAGAGATTACAGGAGGAGATCAGATAATAGTCGAAGTGAGAAGGATGCATCAGACAGTGATCGACATAGGAGAGACGAGGGAGATCATAGAAAGAGTGACCGGCACAGGAGAGACGAGGGCGACTATAGAAAGAGAAGCGGGGATGGCGATAAGTATAAGAGAGATGATGGGTACCACCATGAAAGGAGAAGTAGAGATGTTGATGACAAGTCCTACAGGCAAAGAAGGCACATGGATAGAAGATAA